A window from Pseudomonas frederiksbergensis encodes these proteins:
- the napE gene encoding periplasmic nitrate reductase, NapE protein — protein MSLAEERKPQRRKETRLFLFLVICLFPLLSVAIVGGYGFIVWFFQMLYGPPGPPN, from the coding sequence ATGTCATTGGCTGAAGAACGAAAACCTCAGCGCCGCAAAGAAACCCGGCTGTTTCTCTTTCTTGTCATCTGCCTCTTCCCGCTGCTGTCAGTCGCTATCGTCGGCGGCTACGGTTTTATCGTCTGGTTTTTCCAGATGCTGTACGGCCCCCCAGGACCACCCAACTAA
- a CDS encoding chaperone NapD, protein MDEALHIASLVVLARPELFDAVKANLRLLDGLELHQESAAGKLVVVLEAVHESQILQRIEQINNLPGVLNAALIYHELLEPEGDIE, encoded by the coding sequence ATGGACGAAGCTTTGCATATTGCCAGTCTTGTAGTACTTGCCAGGCCTGAATTGTTCGATGCCGTCAAAGCCAACCTGCGCCTGTTGGACGGCCTGGAACTGCATCAGGAAAGTGCGGCGGGAAAACTGGTGGTGGTCCTTGAGGCCGTACACGAAAGCCAGATCCTTCAACGCATCGAACAGATCAACAACTTGCCGGGCGTACTCAACGCGGCGTTGATCTATCACGAACTCCTCGAACCCGAAGGAGACATCGAATGA